The nucleotide sequence GCATTGAAGAGACCCCACAATCTTGATAATCTCCAGTACTGCTCTCACCAGTGAGGCCGGAAAAAGAAAGTGAGAGGCTTGAGTGTGCTTGCCTTGGTGGAAAACAAAGATTTGGATCGGTTTTGGAGCTTATTATAGAATCAGCAGATATAGGATTGCTGCACGCTGGCTGCATGGCTTTAATTTGTACAACAGAGGACCCCTGAGAAACACATCCATCAGTGCTATAAGTACATCTTTAGCATCAAAACTGAAGTATAGAATACTTTGACagcaattttataatattagaaGTGTGAGTGCAGCATCATACATAACTACAGCCCTACTAGTTGACTCTTATTGCATCAAGTGTCAGTATTTCTACAAGCAGAAATCTTGGCATAGCATGCAACAAATTTTAATTCCAAGGGTGCAATACATTAGCCAGAATTCAATGAAGTGctaatatataagaaaaagttTGCATCCAGAGGGAACCAAAACTTCCCTTCAGTGTTAAGGACCTTCAGTGCACATGCAAGTGAATAAAGACATCAATTCTTAGTCTGGGTGATCACGACATATTGCCATACATATATACACATCCTTATAATTCAATTGGTAAGCTAATTTGAAAAGTGCAACAAATGATACAGCCATTTAAGCTATGTTAGTCTCACAAACTTGTCAAAAAATTGGAACCAAGTCTATAGCTGTAGATTGACTGATTGCCTAATGGTCCGGGTGGTGCTCTCATTCCGAACTTGTTTTACTGTTATAGGACCCAACCAAAGAACAACAAGAATCACTTACATATTTTGAGAATATGTTGAGATGTATTAAGATATAATGATAATTGAGGCGCATCAAGGTGTGGGATAAGTGTATCACATTCCTGCATGATCAGTATGGGGAAATCAAAGATTCAATGTCAAGTTCAAATGAATGAAGATACCAAAGAATTCACCAAATGAAACACCTCCTCCAACTCCATAAGAGTGCGTCTAAGCAGGTtgttaattatttcaaatatttttttacataaaaattgcACTTGTTTTTGCGCAACATTTCTTGTTGGCCATAAATAGATGTCTTCTGAGTTGTTCATGCTATGGAAGGTCTATACAGAATAAGAAGTTATCCTGCTTGGAGAAAACAGCATTATAATTTATCTCAAACTTTATTTGATTGAGATAAAAGCTGCATTCATATTTTTGAgtaatattagtttttcttcaaAAGTATTATATTTGTTATCATGCTAAGAAAACATACCTTCCTAAGTTGTTCCAATTGATGGAATATAGAGGATAAAATGTTAACCTGTTTGTGGTAACTGCATTACCTTGTGCAGTAAAGGTCTGTTTATCAGCTGTGGTCAAGGTTTAGAATTTTAGTTGGTTGTATTGATTCaggtttaaaaataatatattaaatcttGATTTATCCAGAAAACTTTTATGGTAAAGCTCGAATGTGTTTATTAGCTCTACTTACAATGGTTTGAAAGAGTATGACTCAATTTTGGTACTTGGTGAGCTCCACCGGAATGCTTATCTTTATTCTTTATCTCTGTCAGCTTGCAAGCTATCAACTCTGCAACCAACAAAGCCTAGTCTGTCACCTATAAGGATAAGTTTAGTTCTTCAAAGAAAGGTCCCCAGCTTCTTTCTTTCATGACTGAACATGTTGTGTTTGCATACATACAACATATAGGACAAAAACAGCCAAGATAAAAAGCATGCTTGAGATTTCTCATATTgtaaaaagatattaaaaaatgcCCCCTCAGATTTGCATGCTACCTTGAGATTTAGTAACACACTGCTTTTAAGACCTTCATTGAATGGAGCATCACAGAACGGTCATTATCTGCTCATTAGTAAATACGTCATAAAGGTTCCCATGCAGTCAGGATAGGATCAGTGGAGCTGAAACTTACAACCTGCCATTGGCAGGCTCCTGGTTGCAGAATACCATTTTTTCCTTATTGGTGTGGTTGATAATAGTAACAAAAGCAGAGGCTTGGCAAGAAGAAGGTGCAAAATGTACTAGAAATAAAAGAGACTTAACATGTttgacaaaatattaaaatctcaGACATTATGAAAATCTGACACTGAAAACCCAAAAGTTGATATATGCATGAACTCTTGCTCAATTAGTCATACAAGAATGCTGCCTGGAGAGGCACATTGTTACTTACCATCAAATGCACCAGACCCCATTAGAATTCCACTGTCATGTACTTGGTCTAGATTAATCCAAGACAATCCCTCATGGCTTTACTATGGCTTTTGGAAGTTTTTTTGGCCTATAGTGGGAAGGAAGGTGATGCATGTCTTCAATGAATTCCACTCAAGGGAATTTGTTAAATGCAGTTTAAATGCTACATTTATGGtttaattcctaagaaaggTGGGGCGGATGATATCAAGGATTTTAGACCAATCAATCTAGCAAGCAAGCTATATAAACTTCTAGCAAAAATTTGGGCAAGTAAATTGGAAAAGGTGATGTCTGAGTATCAGAATGCTTTTGTGAGGGGAGACATATCCTTGATGAGGGTTTCTTTATGGGACCATTGACTCAAGGAAATAAAAAGCTCTAGAGTAGATTTAGTTTGCAAGTTGGTCATGGAAAAAAACGTATGTTTATGCAAATTGGAAGTTTCTCTTCTCTACTATGGAAAAGATGAGTTTTGGACATAGAGAAAATGGATACATTTCTGCATATCTGCCATGAGAATGTCAATTCTAGTTAATGGCAACCCATACATATCTTTTTTAGACATTTAGAGGGCTGCTAAATTATGGAAATTTTCAGTTGCCTAATTACCAGAGCAAAGCAATGTCTCATTAGAGGTTTTAATGTAGAAGGTAGAGGGGGAATGCGTTGAATATATCTCATTTATTGTTTGCAGATGACACTTTTGTTTTCTATGAGGATGATGCGAATCAAATGAGATACTAGAGATGGATTGTTGGTTGCTTCAAGCTAGAGGCTGAATTGAAAATAAACTTATAGAAAAGTGAGTTGATTCCTGTTGGGGAGGTGTTGAGGGTGGACAGATTGACTTCTTGATTCAGATGCAATGTTGGGAGTCTTCCCGCCTCATATCTTGCTTTGCCTTTGGGAGCAGTTCATAATTCTTGCACTGTGTGGGATTCAATAGAGGAGAGATTCAAAAAAAGATTGGCCTCCTAGAAGAAGCAATTCTTGTCAAAGGAGTAAAGATCAAGTCTTTTAAAGAGTACCCTTTCGAGCAATCCAATTTACACTTcatgtctttgtttttttcaatcCCTAGGAGAGTAAGAGTcaaattggaaaaaattcaaagagattttaTGCGGGATAGCCACTTACAAGGAAGTATAATGCACCTAGTGAACTGAAGGATCATTTGCAAGGATAAGAAGTATGGCGGATTGAGAACTAGGAGGTTGAAGGTTCTAAACTAGGCATTGCTAGGCCAATGGTTGTGGGGATTTGCCCATGATCATGATAATATGTGGAGGAAGATCATCCAAGCCATATAAAGTTAAATGGACAGGGGGTGGTGCACCGTAGAGATGAGAGGGTTTGGTGAAGTTTATAGAAAACCATTAGAAGAGGAAAGGAGGATTTCAGTATCAGGAAATGGTATGAAAACTAACTTCTAGGGGGTCAGATGAGTGGGTGAGAGTCCTTTGAAATTGGATTTCCCCATGCTTTTCAGTTTAGCCTCTGCTAAGGATGCTACCATAGCAGACTTGTGGGAAAAGGGAGGGATGGATATCATTGCAGTTTAGAAGGAACTTTCAAGATTGGGAAATGGAAGTGATGATGGAGCTCATACATTCAGTGAGAGTGAACGAGGTAGGCGTGGACAGCTTATGCTAGAGAGGAGATAAGAGGGGAAACTTTTATATTACCATAGTACCTTATGTGATGAGACTAATGAGGTGTTCActgccaaagaaatctggaCGTCTGATGCTCCTGTGAGAACCTAttgttttgcatgggaagcAGTATGGGGGAAGATTTTTACCATCGCTATTCTCATGAGAAGCAGTGGATAATGGTAAATAGATGTAACCTCTGTAAAGATAATGAAGAATCAGAAAATCATATTCTCATTCATTGTGATAGGacacaaaaattttgaaatcttttaTTAGCAATGTTCGGTTTGAAGTGGGTGTTTTAAGACTTAATGAAAAACCTTCTTTTGAGATGGAAGGTCAATGGAATGGATAAAAGACACCCTTATCCCCTTGACATGCACAAGAATAAGCATAAGAGTGTCATGCATCAAATCACCTTCTTCTGAGAAGGAAGGTCAAGGGGATGGATAAAAGACAAAGGAAGATTTGATGCATGACACCCTTATGCTTATTCTTGTGCATGTCGAGCAAGCATAATCGAAGAGTCTTCCATGAGGAACTGCAAGAGCAGAGATTCAAGGAGCCCATCCTGAATTCCTTGTTAAGAAAGTGATACTGGGTTTCACTAGGAATGGAGAATTTTGCAATGTTGGATTTTTTAGATTGCCTTGGGGCTGTACAATGAAGTCTATTCTCCTCAAATATATATTCACATCATTAAAATTGCCTCAAATCTAGAGTTTTCTCTTTCCTCATGGAATATAGAACATCAAAGAGAAACTAGAATGGAATGTCTTTTGGATCTTAAAGCATTCAAATACTAGCTTCCCAGGACATGGCAGATATCTTCGAGCTGACCATTGGTACCCAACTGAAGCAGGAAAACAGGACCAAAAGGATGTAAAGAAGACAAAATCTATCTGGAGGCTTTGATGAGATCCACCTATTAGGAATAGAGATAGCGAAGTTTAACCCATCCCCATGAACTATCTGTTCTAAAAGGCTTATACTTGGCTAAGATCAGCTATAGTTCAATACAACTGAGACCAACCTATATCCAATGCATTGCAGGCTCAAGTTAGGGAAGACCAAATTCCTAGAGGTCAACTATAAGGATCTTGTCCAAGGCCATTGTCCAAAGAAAGCAACATCAGAATCTGGGATTTCCAAACAATTTTGAAGGGAAGAtcaaatttccattaaaatatataaatggaAACCAGAAAGGAAAATTCCTAATGCTATGTAATTGCTACTGAAATCCTCTTCAATCATGGAAATCATACAACTAGATAACACTGCAAAAAAAACCTCTAGAAAGAAtcaacttttttgtttttcaagttCTTAGCAAAGGTAAATGACCAGACCAAGCCAAGCCCCAAAGAGGATACGTGCCATGCAGTTCTACTTAACATTTCATGCTCAAGTATTCTGGATGGATGGAAAAATGTGCAAGGTAATGAAAATCTCCCATCAATGTCTTTCCAAAACTGCACTTTGTGTCCATTGttcaaaaaataacatgtcCTCTATCAAAGGGAGCGGCCACCTTAGAAGTACTCTTCAAATCAAATACTCCCATGACCTACCAAAAACTCTGGAATAGCATACAAAAAGAAATATTCTCCATACGTAATTGTAACTTGTAGTCAATGTTCTTCATATGCTGTAAACCATTGATGCCCAAAAGAGTTCAATCCATAACTAAAATTGTAGAGTCTTCAAACCACATGCATTcatgcattattattattttcatcccaacaaattaaatttcaacTTCTCACCTTTCTATCTCTATAGAAAAACCCCATTGAAGATTTTCTGTGAGGAAGGTTAGCTAAGGGGCTCCTGACAGGAGCCAGCTTTCTTCCCACAGATTAGTATCCTGAATTTCAAAAAACCAACTCACAATCACACCTTCAACTGCTTGGTAGAAGAAGCCAGCTGTCTTCTATCTCTTTTTGACAAGTATATCAATAGAAAGTAAACTTTACCTAGCAAGCTCTTAATGATATTAGCCAGCTTGCTAAATGTTTGAAGCCAAATGATGAATCTTGTTATTCTTGCATTGACCATCCAGAGAAAGAATTTGGTATGACATTTTCCTCTTAAACCAGACAGCTTGTGGCTTTGCTTTTAACCTAACTTTggataaaaaaaacacttgaacTTTCTCCTTCCCATTGTTGCTAGCATCCATCTCAAGATCTAAGTATATAAATCACTCTCTAGTTTCTATATAACTCTAAAATCTGTTGAAGTTACAATTTCTTCATTCCATCCGTGCTTCCagaaaacagagaagaaaagataaaaaaaaaaaaaaagcctgcCCCTGCATTAAGCATAGTTTAACCTTGTCCAAGAAAACCACCACTTTCAAGAAACATGCTCCCAAATCTTAAAGATTTTGATTCTTCAAACAcacaacacaaaaacaaaattaggcAGATGGTCTGACAAAGGCCAAAATCAACATCTATCACTCCACTTCTCAACCAACCTTGAGATTAAAGAActgaattttctaaaattcctcAAAGGGAACTTTGAACCAACCAAGCCCCTCAAAGTTTTAAGACAGGAATGTACACCCACCagaattgaaaaacaataacaacaacaaaaaaggGAATGTTACCAGCAATGTCAATAATGCTGCCTCAAGAAAAATTCCACCCAGCCATCCATAATAGTTTAGAGTATGTATAATAGTTTTCTCCCCTCTAAGTATATAAATCACTCTCTAGTTTCTATATAACTCTAAAATCTGTTGAAGTTACAATTTCTTCATTCCATCCGTGCTTCCagaaaacagagaagaaaagataaaaaaaaaaaaaaaaggcctgcCCCTGCATTAAGCATAGTTTAACTTTGTCCAAGAAAACCACCACTTTCAAGAAACATGCTCCCAAATCTTAAAGATCTTGATTCTTCAAACAcacaacacaaaaacaaaattaggcAGATGGTCTGACAAAGGCCAAAATCAACATCTATCACTCCACTTCTCAACCAACCTGAGATTAAAGAActgaattttctaaaattcctcAAAGGAAACTTTGAACCAACCAAGCCCCTCAAAGTTTTAAGACAGGAATGTACACCCACCagaattgaaaaacaataacaacaacaaaaaaggGAATGTTACCAGCAATGCCAATAATGCTGCCTCAAGAAAAATTCCACCCAGCCATCCATAATAGTTTAGAGTATGTATAATAGTTTTCTCCCCTCCATGTACAGCCATTATCAATCTATTCTACCCAAAACACTCAAACTGCAAGAAGCTCCAGCATCAGAAAATTGAAAGGAGAGTGCTTCCTGAAGAAGAATACATCTTCAACTCCCCTGAAAACCATAGAATACCACCCAAAGGATATCCTAATCTATTATTCCTCAGCCTAACTTCCATACACCCACCAGATTTCATGCATTCACTAGACCTGAAGTTTCATATAATTAACGGAGAGAAAAGACTAGAAACAGCAGAAGTGAAACAAGATTTACAAAGCCAACCCCAAATAGTTAGGACAGAGACACTGTCAAGAGTTGAGTTGAGTTAAGTTAAGCTGAACTTTCAAAAACTATGGGAACAGTTCTATTTTTCACACAAACTCTTGAAAACTGACAAAACAGAGCATAAATAAAATGGCATAAGTCAGCTGAGAATGATGAGAAGAAAATAGAAGCAACTCAATGTAAGAATAGAGTTATGAAGAAACCTCAGCAACATATGCACCCCGTGCACTGGCATCAGTACCAGGCAAATTCCCAATTCCAAACAAACTATCAATTCCACCATTCTCAAGGAGCTGTTCTGAGTGATTTTGGGATACACCAAAGAGTTCTTCATAGTTCTCTATGCTCAAGTCAACATCAGCCATACTGAAGTCTTCATATAGaagatcatcatcatcacaaaTCCCGGAACAGCATAACTGCACATTGTTTaacaagagaaaagaaaattcaagtaATGATTGTGATAGTGAAAGGACTTCTAGTATACCACGCAACCAAtgcacacacatacacacacatcCCAGAGAACACTGCTGGTATACTATCCTTGGAGCCTACAGAATGGATACCTGAGACTTGGAGTAAATTAAATTTCTGTAAactaatatatcaaattataaatcACCTTGGTAGTTGGTGAATTCACAAGATCTGTTGGCTGGTCTACACTGGATGATATGGGGTTCAGAGCAGGCACCGGAGAGGATGCCATCCAAAGATCAGACTTATCAACATTTTCTTGAGCATTTGTCCTACCAGCAACAGTGGAATCATTAATGTTATTATTTACCGGAGGCAGTGAACAGCTACCAACACTATTTTCAGTCAGGCTCATTAGGACCATTCCTTGCTCGCAATTAGAATCATCCACAGAAAGGAATTCTAAGACAAAAGACCAGATCCTAGAAAGTTCAGCTGCTGAAGGGCAACCAGAGTAACAGTTAATTGTCTGCCTCTTATGGTCTGAAGCTGAGGTAGTGCTGCCATGCCCAATCCAATTGCAATTTTGACAAAGTGAGATCTTCTCTTCAACACACCTAACTGTAGCAGGTTGAGAATTGCACCTTTCACACAAAAGGGTCCTCGAGTGGCGCCTAGAAAG is from Vitis riparia cultivar Riparia Gloire de Montpellier isolate 1030 chromosome 10, EGFV_Vit.rip_1.0, whole genome shotgun sequence and encodes:
- the LOC117922957 gene encoding zinc finger protein CONSTANS-LIKE 9-like, with protein sequence MGQLCDFCGDQRSMVYCRSDAACLCLSCDRNVHSANALSRRHSRTLLCERCNSQPATVRCVEEKISLCQNCNWIGHGSTTSASDHKRQTINCYSGCPSAAELSRIWSFVLEFLSVDDSNCEQGMVLMSLTENSVGSCSLPPVNNNINDSTVAGRTNAQENVDKSDLWMASSPVPALNPISSSVDQPTDLVNSPTTKLCCSGICDDDDLLYEDFSMADVDLSIENYEELFGVSQNHSEQLLENGGIDSLFGIGNLPGTDASARGAYVAEGSSVVQIKAMQPACSNPISADSIISSKTDPNLCFPPRQAHSSLSLSFSGLTGESSTGDYQDCGVSSMLLMGEPPWCSPCPENSLPSANRDSAVLRYKEKKKARKFEKKIRYASRKARADVRKRVKGRFVKAGDAYDYDPLSQTRSF